In Candidatus Methanosphaera massiliense, the following are encoded in one genomic region:
- a CDS encoding flavodoxin family protein — protein sequence MKVIGINTSPRDGSNNKIAIQTALDAAAAKGAETEIFDTCKMNITGCQGDNYCKAHEGKCAIDDDMTKIYSAIEEADAIIFGSPIYFGNITGQGKLVLDRLYSYFMSEKHQKLFSNKKVSIIGTNGVAPKEACIPALNAVLEAFGMLGFQKGDVIDLPDNNDLKAIEGKEDQLTEAKTLGENLI from the coding sequence ATGAAAGTAATAGGAATAAACACAAGTCCACGTGACGGAAGTAACAACAAAATAGCAATACAAACAGCACTTGATGCAGCAGCAGCAAAAGGAGCAGAAACAGAAATATTCGACACATGCAAAATGAACATAACAGGATGTCAAGGAGACAATTACTGCAAAGCACATGAAGGAAAATGTGCAATCGACGACGACATGACAAAAATATACTCAGCAATCGAAGAAGCAGATGCAATAATCTTTGGTTCTCCAATATACTTTGGAAACATTACAGGACAAGGAAAATTAGTATTAGACAGATTATACTCATATTTCATGTCTGAAAAACACCAAAAATTATTCTCAAACAAAAAAGTATCAATAATCGGTACTAACGGAGTAGCTCCAAAAGAAGCATGTATTCCAGCATTAAACGCTGTACTTGAAGCATTTGGAATGCTTGGTTTCCAAAAAGGAGATGTTATTGACCTACCTGATAACAACGACCTAAAAGCAATTGAAGGTAAAGAAGATCAACTAACAGAAGCAAAAACATTAGGAGAAAACTTAATATAA
- a CDS encoding glycosyltransferase: MDDKIKVSVIIPVYNAEKFLGECLDSVLNQTLPDIEVICVNDGSTDNSLKLLQEYAGKDNRVIVLNEKNCGAGISRKKGLDITRGEYVAFVDADDILDKNYCELSYGNASHNHADMTFFRVKYFTTDKSRITYPGKFNLKTEIPDNTNYDNYTFTWNTIPSLVFNRFVNIWSRIYRRQFLLDNNFYFPEKLSFNDVPLHVESVLTANRISFVDEVLYSYRLDNPYSITEKSHTNRKIFDFFKIIEHEQHYLEDHGLDQILKNEFTQMKIDHLTYHLSTINKNETRIGDEFHSRVKQEFQSMNLTEKEFKLLPHQFAANYLAVMNSKFFEDYFNKQEHYNNCDVEYEFKKLEESKSTLFKVKNKLKSILK; encoded by the coding sequence ATGGATGATAAAATCAAAGTATCAGTAATTATACCAGTATATAATGCTGAGAAATTTCTAGGAGAATGCCTGGATAGTGTACTGAATCAGACATTGCCTGATATAGAGGTAATATGTGTTAATGATGGATCCACTGATAACTCATTGAAGTTATTACAGGAATATGCAGGTAAGGATAATCGTGTGATAGTATTAAATGAGAAAAACTGTGGTGCTGGAATATCAAGAAAAAAAGGACTTGATATAACTAGGGGTGAATACGTAGCCTTTGTTGATGCTGATGACATATTAGATAAGAATTACTGTGAATTATCTTATGGGAATGCTTCCCATAATCATGCAGATATGACCTTTTTCAGAGTAAAATACTTTACAACAGATAAGTCTAGAATAACATATCCTGGTAAATTCAACCTAAAAACAGAAATACCTGACAATACAAATTATGATAACTATACCTTCACATGGAATACAATACCATCACTAGTATTCAATAGGTTCGTCAATATATGGTCAAGGATATACAGAAGACAATTCCTGCTTGATAATAACTTCTACTTTCCAGAAAAATTATCATTTAATGATGTACCACTACACGTAGAATCAGTACTCACAGCTAATAGAATATCCTTTGTAGATGAAGTATTATATAGTTACAGGTTAGATAATCCATACTCCATAACCGAAAAATCACATACAAATAGGAAGATATTTGATTTTTTTAAGATAATAGAACATGAACAACACTACTTGGAAGATCATGGTCTTGACCAAATACTGAAAAATGAATTCACACAGATGAAAATAGACCATCTCACATATCATTTATCAACCATAAACAAGAATGAAACACGAATTGGTGATGAATTTCATAGCAGAGTTAAACAGGAATTCCAGTCAATGAATCTAACTGAAAAAGAATTCAAGTTACTGCCTCATCAATTTGCAGCTAATTACTTAGCAGTTATGAATTCAAAATTCTTTGAGGATTATTTTAATAAACAGGAACACTATAATAATTGTGATGTTGAATATGAATTTAAAAAACTAGAAGAATCGAAGAGTACCCTGTTTAAAGTTAAGAATAAACTAAAATCAATACTAAAATAA
- a CDS encoding winged helix-turn-helix transcriptional regulator, whose product MTKIESAINNCPVELSLNLITKKWTILLIRDMFFGKTRFKEFKKNKDITNKILTKRLRELEEAELITRTENVSIILDLKTGIITSILCVNGFNYTGAITENITEDTENNTNQNIQKLPVKYCFEDGLCLNFKDKTRNFFNIPLDSGWADVEDMIGGILIDLSAPVFIAGIATGGAGCVVSGIVLGVGALLCADANGWTTDMTNINKAFDSVVSIGLSFIPSPLLSKTSLGVFRVATKNKEIFEHAGRIGKTAEVTLKGFDEAQNTLYQEARDKIVSKPLHDNILPYLNGTKPIGGWT is encoded by the coding sequence ATGACAAAAATTGAATCAGCAATAAACAATTGCCCAGTAGAATTATCACTGAATTTAATAACAAAGAAATGGACCATTTTACTAATAAGAGACATGTTCTTTGGTAAAACAAGATTTAAAGAATTCAAGAAAAATAAGGATATAACAAACAAGATTCTAACAAAAAGATTAAGAGAACTAGAAGAAGCGGAACTCATTACAAGAACAGAAAATGTTTCAATAATATTAGACTTAAAAACAGGAATAATAACATCTATACTATGTGTAAATGGATTTAACTATACAGGAGCAATAACAGAAAACATAACAGAAGACACAGAAAATAATACAAATCAAAACATACAAAAATTACCCGTGAAATATTGTTTTGAAGATGGATTATGCCTAAACTTCAAGGATAAAACAAGAAACTTCTTCAATATACCATTAGATAGTGGATGGGCTGATGTGGAAGACATGATAGGAGGAATATTAATCGATTTAAGTGCACCAGTATTCATTGCAGGAATTGCTACTGGAGGTGCTGGATGTGTAGTTAGTGGGATAGTCTTGGGTGTTGGAGCATTATTATGTGCAGATGCTAATGGCTGGACTACAGATATGACCAATATTAATAAAGCTTTTGATTCTGTAGTAAGTATTGGTTTAAGTTTTATACCTTCCCCATTATTAAGTAAAACATCATTAGGAGTGTTCAGAGTAGCAACAAAAAATAAAGAAATATTCGAACATGCTGGAAGAATAGGAAAAACTGCAGAAGTTACTCTTAAGGGCTTTGATGAAGCTCAAAATACATTATATCAAGAAGCAAGAGACAAGATAGTATCAAAACCACTTCATGATAATATATTACCCTATTTAAATGGAACTAAACCAATAGGAGGATGGACATGA
- a CDS encoding amino acid ABC transporter ATP-binding protein: MKLLEIKNLRKSFDDNEVLKDISLSVDKGEVLAIIGPSGSGKSTLLRCLTDLEQEDSGEIIFEGRFGLVFQDFNLFPHHTVMKNITNAPIRVQKRNKDEVYKEARELLKKMGLEDKEEAYPCELSGGQQQRVSIARALAMNPDILFFDEPTSALDPELTGEILNVIRNLAADNMTMVIVTHEMSFAKKVADKVIFMDDGYIVEEGTPEEVFSTENERLKSFLGKFYD, from the coding sequence ATGAAACTATTAGAAATAAAGAATCTTAGAAAGAGTTTTGATGATAATGAAGTATTGAAAGATATTTCTCTTAGTGTTGATAAAGGGGAAGTACTAGCAATTATAGGACCATCAGGTTCTGGTAAATCAACACTTCTAAGATGTCTAACAGACCTTGAACAGGAAGATAGTGGGGAAATAATATTTGAAGGTAGATTTGGATTAGTATTCCAGGATTTCAATCTATTCCCACATCATACTGTTATGAAAAACATTACAAATGCACCAATCCGTGTTCAGAAAAGAAATAAAGACGAAGTATATAAAGAAGCTCGTGAATTACTAAAGAAGATGGGCTTAGAGGACAAGGAAGAAGCATATCCCTGTGAATTATCTGGTGGTCAACAACAGAGAGTATCAATTGCAAGAGCACTTGCAATGAATCCGGATATACTCTTTTTTGATGAGCCAACATCAGCATTAGACCCAGAACTCACCGGTGAAATATTAAATGTAATCAGAAACCTAGCAGCAGATAATATGACAATGGTTATTGTAACCCATGAAATGAGCTTTGCAAAAAAAGTAGCTGATAAGGTTATATTCATGGATGATGGATACATCGTGGAAGAGGGAACACCAGAAGAGGTATTCTCCACAGAAAACGAGAGATTGAAATCATTCCTCGGTAAATTCTATGATTAA
- a CDS encoding helix-turn-helix domain-containing protein — translation MEKFNNKIEKHLELSEISDMLKEYKEYYTVYRRLLLINMVANGESIAKASKNINISRKTGERWVKQYNENGVDGLFSNYSNCGRKSYLTDQQLKELNEIITGNEEKYNLKDVRNLIKEKYGITYSEKQVWVITRQKLNLNYGKPFIKYNTRPKNPEEDLKKN, via the coding sequence ATGGAAAAATTTAATAATAAAATTGAAAAACATTTAGAACTTTCAGAAATTTCAGACATGCTGAAAGAGTACAAGGAATATTACACTGTTTATAGGCGTCTTTTGTTAATTAACATGGTTGCAAATGGTGAAAGTATTGCTAAAGCCTCAAAAAACATTAATATTTCAAGAAAAACAGGCGAACGTTGGGTCAAACAATATAATGAAAATGGCGTTGATGGTTTATTTTCAAATTATTCCAATTGTGGAAGAAAATCATATTTAACTGATCAACAATTAAAAGAATTGAATGAAATCATAACTGGAAATGAAGAGAAATATAATTTAAAAGATGTACGAAACTTAATTAAAGAAAAATATGGTATAACATATAGTGAGAAGCAAGTATGGGTTATTACAAGACAAAAATTAAATTTAAACTATGGAAAACCATTCATTAAATACAACACACGTCCTAAGAATCCTGAAGAAGATCTTAAAAAAAACTAA
- a CDS encoding beta strand repeat-containing protein, producing the protein MVLIGVSALSAADNSTVNSNEVTAATNDVIATSDVDTSITSNDEVILESSSKTISTVNDNSKISTNKIRSNSKSLKNDANTTRNTYYVSLNGSSTNDGLTPSTAYDFKSVFGSFPNGETKFNNSIIIVQEGVYNINGSVAPQGLIYTSGDNCGNFVLNVKGNGTVVFNGQTGSTIWYNIASSSSGSSITLNNIKFTNGTAFLNSGWFTKNYKYGGALYNRRGDLTVINCTFENNSANGTAYSLGGAITNYQGKLAIIDSIFQNNFVNGTVTYGGAVANMEGTCTIENSTFKNNSAKATTKVNDAQSISPIEAAYAGAVGTYSYGTTYVTGSTFINNTAGSGGAVGNVNSITIVSNSTFIENNAENGGAIGSYTSSYVLDNQYTIIDNNTIINNTGVNGGGISVLSGNSTVNSNVIVNNTAVSGGAIAVETGNVTITKNIIVNNTAVNGGGIGSYEGNTVVTENTIANNKATSLAGAIGTSNGIITINNNTIANNTAAQGGAVYNNQTTGMLNNIFFNNTVTSENGYVIFNEPRKSITIVDNKFYNNTDFKRDMLFNDLTSERTTGNIYISNFLETNTDTKLENVTIPSDYTTTITIDIRDVYNDTVRNGNITVYINGKKYNTYEVKDGESALITIPKSDLGALNKLVFEYTSPDLSYQPLNLTATIISIRNTKVTVTAKDTNYGNKTSIVTKLVDEDGNPVANANVVLYINGKAMEVTTDNEGSYTYELVTDNLDVNTVVAIYNGDAYYRSSYNVDTFKVYRLNTTTSVTIPRITVGDDATIKGNLVDQFSTPIANADMVLIINGTHYAVKTDENGSFTYNIQGITNNTVITAVYSGNKTYAESLTSEVAQLVKRATIVTIDPIKGIIGEKITLTAHVIDEKGNSVSGGNLVFKLNGKTLRIDGSFNSTASPLKFKVVNGTVEYTMIADLYLRNAKNITATYSGSSACESNTSNVAEAQIAKRSATIKVTTINNTLADKDIVFTANITDVTPHAENITAVDNGGYVIFKINGKTLKDENDSPIKVAVENNIASYVYHVPVGTASVDANGNLRSYTVTAVYANDIFYPDTRNITAFSVEKSPINIQFGEVVINNATKTLSIKGNITDYNNNLLVGTNKVCVKVNGVTIKDENNKTIYYTVNNGNIDLSNINVSNFKKYNNVMIVTGDRQAYLEGRNSTSNITIED; encoded by the coding sequence ATGGTTTTAATAGGAGTATCAGCTTTATCTGCTGCTGATAATTCAACTGTAAATAGTAATGAAGTAACAGCAGCTACTAATGATGTTATAGCTACATCTGATGTTGATACAAGTATAACTAGTAATGATGAAGTTATTTTAGAATCTAGTTCAAAGACTATTTCAACTGTGAATGATAATTCAAAAATTAGTACTAATAAGATTAGAAGTAATTCCAAATCTCTAAAAAATGATGCTAATACTACTAGAAATACATATTATGTATCATTAAATGGTTCCTCAACAAATGATGGATTAACACCAAGTACAGCTTATGATTTTAAATCAGTATTTGGATCATTTCCTAACGGTGAAACAAAATTCAATAATTCAATCATAATTGTTCAAGAAGGAGTTTATAATATAAATGGGTCAGTAGCACCTCAAGGATTAATATACACATCCGGTGATAATTGTGGTAATTTTGTATTAAATGTTAAAGGAAATGGAACTGTAGTATTTAATGGACAAACTGGTTCAACTATATGGTACAATATAGCATCATCTAGCAGTGGATCAAGTATAACATTAAATAACATTAAATTTACTAATGGAACAGCATTCTTAAATTCTGGTTGGTTTACAAAAAATTATAAGTATGGTGGAGCATTATATAATAGAAGAGGAGATTTGACTGTCATTAATTGTACATTTGAAAATAACTCTGCAAATGGTACAGCATACAGTTTAGGTGGTGCAATAACAAATTATCAAGGAAAATTAGCAATTATTGATTCTATATTCCAAAATAACTTTGTGAACGGTACCGTAACTTATGGTGGAGCAGTAGCAAACATGGAAGGAACATGTACAATTGAAAATTCAACATTTAAAAATAACAGTGCAAAAGCTACAACCAAAGTTAATGATGCTCAGAGTATTAGTCCAATAGAAGCAGCTTATGCTGGAGCTGTAGGTACTTACTCTTATGGAACAACATATGTAACTGGTAGTACTTTTATAAACAACACCGCTGGTAGTGGTGGAGCTGTAGGTAATGTAAACTCTATAACTATAGTATCCAACAGTACATTTATTGAAAATAATGCTGAAAATGGTGGAGCTATAGGAAGTTATACTAGTAGTTATGTTTTAGATAATCAGTATACCATTATTGATAATAACACTATTATTAACAATACTGGTGTAAATGGTGGAGGTATTTCTGTATTAAGTGGAAATTCCACAGTAAACAGTAATGTTATAGTTAATAACACTGCGGTAAGTGGTGGAGCTATTGCAGTAGAAACAGGTAATGTAACTATTACTAAAAACATTATTGTAAATAACACCGCTGTAAATGGTGGAGGTATTGGAAGCTATGAAGGTAATACTGTAGTTACTGAAAATACTATAGCAAATAACAAAGCAACATCATTAGCTGGAGCAATAGGTACAAGTAATGGAATAATAACAATAAATAATAACACTATAGCAAACAACACAGCAGCACAAGGTGGAGCAGTATACAATAATCAAACAACAGGTATGTTAAATAACATATTCTTTAATAACACAGTAACATCTGAGAATGGCTATGTAATATTTAATGAACCTAGAAAAAGTATTACTATAGTTGACAACAAATTCTACAACAACACAGATTTCAAACGTGACATGTTATTCAATGATTTAACATCAGAAAGAACAACAGGAAACATTTACATAAGTAACTTCTTAGAAACTAACACAGACACAAAACTTGAAAATGTAACAATACCATCTGATTATACTACAACAATAACTATTGATATCAGAGATGTATACAATGACACAGTTAGAAATGGTAACATAACTGTATACATTAATGGTAAAAAATATAATACATACGAAGTAAAAGATGGTGAAAGTGCATTAATCACAATTCCAAAAAGTGATTTAGGCGCTTTAAATAAATTAGTATTTGAATACACATCACCAGACCTTAGTTATCAACCATTAAATCTTACAGCAACAATTATTTCAATTAGAAATACAAAAGTTACTGTAACAGCTAAGGATACTAACTATGGTAATAAAACAAGCATAGTTACAAAATTAGTAGATGAAGATGGTAATCCTGTAGCAAATGCTAACGTAGTATTATATATCAATGGCAAAGCTATGGAGGTAACAACTGATAATGAAGGTTCATACACTTATGAACTAGTAACTGATAATCTTGATGTAAACACTGTAGTAGCTATATATAATGGTGATGCATATTATAGGTCATCTTATAATGTGGATACATTCAAGGTATATAGATTAAACACAACTACAAGTGTAACTATACCAAGAATAACAGTAGGTGACGATGCTACAATAAAAGGTAATTTAGTAGACCAATTTAGTACACCAATAGCAAATGCTGACATGGTATTAATTATTAACGGTACACACTACGCTGTTAAAACTGATGAAAATGGTTCATTCACATACAATATACAGGGTATAACAAATAATACTGTTATAACAGCAGTATACTCTGGTAATAAAACATATGCTGAATCATTAACTTCAGAAGTAGCACAATTAGTAAAAAGAGCTACAATAGTTACAATAGACCCAATAAAAGGTATTATTGGAGAAAAAATAACATTAACTGCTCATGTAATTGATGAAAAAGGTAACAGTGTAAGTGGAGGAAATCTTGTATTCAAACTTAATGGTAAAACTTTAAGAATTGATGGTTCTTTCAATAGTACTGCAAGTCCATTAAAATTCAAAGTAGTAAATGGAACAGTTGAATACACTATGATAGCAGATCTTTATTTAAGAAATGCTAAAAACATTACAGCAACATATAGTGGATCAAGTGCCTGTGAAAGTAATACATCCAACGTAGCAGAAGCTCAAATAGCAAAACGTAGTGCAACAATAAAAGTAACTACAATCAACAATACACTTGCAGATAAAGACATAGTGTTCACAGCAAATATTACAGATGTAACACCACATGCTGAAAATATTACAGCTGTTGACAATGGTGGATATGTCATATTTAAAATTAATGGTAAAACATTAAAAGATGAAAACGATTCACCAATAAAAGTTGCTGTAGAAAACAATATTGCATCTTATGTATATCATGTACCTGTAGGTACAGCCTCTGTTGATGCTAATGGTAACCTAAGAAGCTATACTGTAACAGCTGTATATGCAAATGATATATTCTATCCAGATACTAGAAATATAACAGCATTCTCCGTTGAAAAATCACCAATCAACATACAATTTGGAGAAGTAGTTATTAATAATGCTACTAAAACATTATCTATAAAAGGTAATATCACAGATTACAATAATAACTTACTTGTTGGAACTAACAAAGTTTGCGTAAAAGTAAATGGTGTAACAATTAAAGATGAAAACAATAAAACTATATACTACACAGTAAATAATGGTAATATTGATTTATCTAACATAAACGTATCCAACTTCAAAAAATACAATAATGTTATGATTGTTACCGGAGACAGACAAGCATATTTAGAAGGTAGAAATTCAACATCTAATATAACAATAGAAGATTAA
- a CDS encoding amino acid ABC transporter substrate-binding protein: MDKKFMAILALVILVVIILCVAFSGVFTDNDYTTSVSNDENVLVLGFDPNFPPYGYKDDNGEYIGFDLDLAQEVCNRNNWTLVKQPIDWNSKDSELNSGTIDCIWNGFTINGREDDYTWSKPYVDNKQVIVVKKTSNISSLADLKNKNVETQEDSSALYALEDNETLTSTFKDLVQVTDYNTAFMDLDCGAADAIAMDMGVAKYQIHNKKNSGDYKILDEQISSEQYGIGFKKGNTQLRDKVQKTLDEMAADGTIDKIASKYEDYGVPESVSLGKNNTTNNTTIGE; the protein is encoded by the coding sequence ATGGATAAGAAATTCATGGCAATCCTGGCACTTGTTATACTAGTTGTAATAATACTATGTGTAGCATTTTCAGGAGTGTTTACTGATAATGATTATACAACATCTGTTTCTAATGATGAGAATGTATTAGTTCTTGGATTTGATCCAAATTTTCCTCCTTATGGTTACAAAGATGATAATGGAGAATACATAGGATTTGACTTAGATCTTGCCCAAGAAGTATGTAACAGGAATAACTGGACACTCGTCAAACAACCTATTGATTGGAACAGTAAAGACAGTGAATTAAATTCAGGTACTATTGATTGTATATGGAATGGTTTCACAATCAACGGTAGAGAAGACGATTACACATGGTCAAAACCATACGTTGATAATAAACAGGTAATTGTAGTTAAAAAAACATCAAATATCAGTAGCTTAGCAGACCTAAAAAATAAAAATGTAGAAACACAAGAAGATTCATCAGCATTATATGCGTTAGAAGATAATGAAACATTAACAAGTACTTTTAAAGATCTAGTACAAGTTACAGATTACAACACAGCATTCATGGACTTAGACTGTGGTGCAGCAGATGCTATAGCAATGGATATGGGAGTTGCAAAATACCAAATTCATAATAAAAAGAATTCAGGGGATTATAAAATATTAGATGAACAAATATCCTCCGAGCAATATGGAATTGGATTTAAAAAAGGTAACACACAACTAAGAGATAAAGTACAGAAAACTCTAGATGAAATGGCAGCTGATGGTACCATAGATAAAATTGCAAGTAAATATGAGGACTATGGTGTTCCTGAATCTGTTAGTTTAGGTAAAAATAATACAACAAATAACACAACAATAGGTGAATAA
- a CDS encoding transposase, with translation MEVNTKNNAFHFVITLCHYRIENMTNRLGKQLIKDAINNENLSDEKIKKYLSSKSLNEMDLINKINDELYNDNSKQISIEKIQKICRKEDNNNSRKIGYEKRLRLLNNLSNPKIMEINSKEKRINIILDNARIHHAKIVEKACEILNINLIFLKPYCPDLNPIEDVWRKIKSKIYKSMYENLNKLIEIFEREFYKIVDLTSFYTNWVNEYLGINIW, from the coding sequence ATGGAGGTAAATACAAAAAACAATGCATTTCACTTTGTAATTACCTTATGCCATTACCGTATTGAAAACATGACTAATAGATTAGGTAAACAATTAATCAAAGATGCAATAAACAATGAAAACTTATCTGATGAAAAAATAAAAAAATATCTATCCTCTAAATCACTAAATGAAATGGATTTGATAAATAAAATCAATGATGAACTATATAATGACAATTCCAAACAAATTTCCATAGAAAAAATTCAAAAGATTTGCAGGAAAGAAGACAACAACAATTCAAGAAAAATAGGGTATGAAAAAAGATTAAGATTACTGAATAACCTATCAAATCCAAAAATAATGGAAATAAACTCAAAAGAAAAAAGAATAAATATTATTTTAGATAACGCAAGAATACATCATGCTAAAATTGTTGAAAAAGCCTGTGAAATATTGAACATAAATTTAATCTTTTTAAAACCATATTGCCCTGATTTAAATCCAATTGAAGATGTATGGCGTAAAATTAAATCTAAAATATATAAATCAATGTATGAAAATTTAAACAAATTAATAGAAATATTTGAACGTGAATTCTATAAAATAGTTGATTTAACATCATTTTACACAAATTGGGTTAATGAATATTTAGGTATAAACATTTGGTAA
- a CDS encoding amino acid ABC transporter permease, with amino-acid sequence MLLSIILSELAWGMLTSIEIFLLTLLFSLPLGLVIAWGRMSKFAPLQWLMRIYISIMRGTPLMLQLIVVFFGPYYLFGLQVSSDFRIVSVIIAFVLNYAAYFAEIYRGGIESIPKGQYEAAQILGYSKYETFFIIILPQVFKAVLPAITNEVITLVKDTSLSFVIAVPEMFTVAKEIAASEASIMSLFAAGVFYYVFNIIVAAVMEYIEKKLDYYD; translated from the coding sequence ATGTTATTAAGCATAATACTAAGTGAGCTAGCATGGGGAATGCTCACTTCTATTGAAATATTTCTACTCACACTATTATTCTCACTACCATTAGGATTAGTAATAGCATGGGGTAGAATGAGTAAATTCGCTCCACTACAATGGCTTATGAGAATATACATCTCAATTATGAGGGGAACACCATTAATGCTACAGTTAATAGTAGTATTCTTTGGACCATACTATTTATTTGGATTACAGGTATCAAGTGATTTCAGGATAGTATCAGTTATCATAGCATTCGTATTAAACTATGCTGCATACTTTGCAGAGATATATCGTGGTGGAATAGAATCAATTCCAAAAGGACAATACGAGGCAGCACAAATACTAGGATACAGTAAATATGAAACATTCTTCATAATCATACTACCACAAGTATTCAAGGCAGTATTACCAGCAATAACAAATGAAGTAATAACACTAGTAAAAGATACATCATTATCATTTGTAATAGCAGTACCAGAAATGTTCACAGTAGCAAAGGAAATAGCAGCATCAGAAGCATCAATAATGTCCCTATTTGCAGCCGGTGTATTCTACTACGTATTCAACATAATAGTTGCAGCAGTAATGGAATATATAGAGAAAAAATTAGATTATTACGATTAG
- a CDS encoding MarR family winged helix-turn-helix transcriptional regulator codes for MTSIDYDFENPDSIPINICMTIILKSQEKFYHEKLRDVDVTPAELPVLIQLYTHPGCTQRSIVKSSYITESNVAKLLKRLEKKNIVERKVDPNKKNRNLVFLTEYGSEITGNLLDISSNWEEDITEDLSEETLKIFKQLLFDLCLKSAEYLQNS; via the coding sequence ATGACTTCAATTGATTATGATTTCGAGAATCCCGATTCAATTCCAATAAATATTTGTATGACTATTATTCTTAAGAGTCAAGAGAAGTTTTATCATGAAAAATTAAGAGATGTTGATGTTACTCCTGCAGAATTACCTGTTCTTATACAATTATATACACATCCTGGATGTACTCAACGTTCAATTGTTAAATCTTCATATATAACAGAATCTAATGTTGCTAAACTTCTGAAACGTCTTGAGAAAAAGAATATTGTAGAAAGAAAGGTTGATCCAAATAAAAAGAATAGAAATCTTGTCTTTTTAACTGAATATGGTTCTGAGATTACAGGTAATCTATTAGACATAAGTAGCAATTGGGAAGAAGATATTACGGAAGATCTTTCAGAAGAAACTTTAAAAATATTTAAACAATTATTATTTGATTTATGTCTTAAATCAGCGGAATATCTTCAAAATTCTTAG